A single genomic interval of Plantibacter sp. Leaf314 harbors:
- a CDS encoding alcohol dehydrogenase catalytic domain-containing protein → MHTTLTAHVGKDVFVRPSPVAMVWQGPGTRHQAMAVPGVTLGSGDVLVEVELATVCGSDVHTVLGHREAATPLVLGHEQVGRVVAVGGPVTAMDGTLLVAGMRVVWSVVVSCGVCDRCSADLQQTCRRRATYGHDRVHRGWELSGGFATHVELLEGTAIVIVGETPPAAVFAPASCATATAIAALDAAGRDLTGTAVLVTGAGMLGLTVTAIATDAGARVVVSDPDPARRSLAGRFGAVATVDPAAGEAEHLDLARLAAGVEGFPVALEVSGEASGVDAAIGALSIGGTAVLVGSESPGAPLGIDAERIVRGLLTVRGVHDSRPRDLQRAVDFLTGAWRRYPFAELVGAEFALDDVDEALIAAASGAFPRVGVRP, encoded by the coding sequence ATGCACACGACGCTCACCGCTCACGTCGGCAAGGACGTCTTCGTCCGGCCGTCGCCCGTCGCCATGGTCTGGCAGGGGCCCGGCACGCGTCACCAGGCGATGGCGGTCCCGGGTGTCACCCTCGGGTCGGGAGACGTGCTCGTGGAGGTGGAGCTCGCGACGGTGTGCGGCTCCGACGTCCACACCGTCCTGGGGCACCGTGAAGCGGCGACGCCCCTCGTCCTCGGGCACGAACAGGTCGGTCGTGTCGTCGCGGTCGGCGGCCCGGTGACGGCGATGGACGGCACGCTCCTCGTGGCCGGCATGCGCGTCGTGTGGTCGGTCGTCGTGAGCTGCGGCGTCTGCGACCGGTGCTCCGCCGACCTCCAGCAGACCTGCCGCCGACGCGCCACGTACGGACACGACCGCGTGCATCGCGGGTGGGAGTTGAGCGGTGGGTTCGCGACCCACGTCGAGCTCCTCGAGGGCACGGCCATCGTCATCGTCGGGGAGACGCCGCCCGCCGCCGTCTTCGCACCCGCCTCCTGTGCAACGGCCACCGCGATCGCCGCACTCGACGCCGCCGGGCGCGACCTGACCGGAACCGCGGTCCTCGTCACCGGCGCGGGGATGCTCGGGCTCACGGTCACGGCCATCGCGACGGACGCCGGCGCGCGCGTCGTGGTGAGTGACCCCGATCCGGCCCGTCGCTCGCTCGCCGGGCGCTTCGGGGCGGTCGCGACCGTGGACCCGGCCGCCGGCGAGGCCGAGCACCTCGACCTCGCGCGTCTCGCGGCGGGTGTCGAGGGCTTCCCGGTCGCCCTCGAGGTGTCCGGTGAGGCGAGCGGCGTCGACGCCGCGATCGGCGCGCTGTCGATCGGCGGAACCGCGGTGCTCGTGGGCAGCGAGTCACCCGGCGCGCCGCTCGGCATCGACGCCGAACGCATCGTGCGCGGTCTCCTGACCGTGCGCGGCGTGCACGACTCCCGGCCGCGCGACCTGCAGCGAGCCGTCGACTTCCTGACCGGGGCGTGGCGCCGCTACCCCTTCGCCGAGCTGGTCGGTGCCGAGTTCGCGTTGGACGACGTCGATGAGGCGCTCATCGCCGCCGCGTCCGGTGCGTTCCCCCGGGTCGGGGTACGGCCCTGA
- a CDS encoding alpha/beta hydrolase, producing the protein MPLDPIFVERARTHRAYLISSALEQAKAFFLRPKTTTVKRPQPTPDTTPEPGRPKQPPKTTAATTTAAPRRKKTRKQHRKAALNWDKKELATVGVPGPALRIEEHTVPVTGFPDVRVRLYYPPGSDAGTPVPAVLSCFGGAFRIGGIDYPTTDAGFRRRAADAGVVIAAVDYALAPEHRYPTQLEQAHAALEWLFTEARTLGVDAERIAVAGVSAGGSIAAALTLLNRERGRRPVRLQLLEVPVTDLTGGHIDLRPVREMGIPRFFAIKELRSVAKTYLLDRRQAKEPHASPLLARSHADLPRAVILTAEYDPLRGDGAAYLAALRADGVDASGVLYLGATHDTPIFGGVLPTARRWHDDVVTALRSLHDEPPVASGE; encoded by the coding sequence ATGCCCCTCGATCCGATCTTCGTGGAACGGGCGCGGACGCACCGTGCCTACCTCATCTCGAGTGCGCTCGAGCAGGCGAAGGCGTTCTTCCTCCGGCCGAAGACGACGACCGTGAAGCGGCCGCAGCCGACCCCGGACACGACGCCGGAACCTGGTCGACCGAAGCAGCCACCGAAGACGACGGCGGCCACCACCACGGCGGCCCCTCGCCGGAAGAAGACCCGCAAGCAGCATCGCAAGGCGGCCCTCAACTGGGACAAGAAGGAACTCGCGACGGTCGGTGTGCCCGGCCCGGCCTTGCGCATCGAGGAGCACACCGTCCCCGTCACCGGGTTCCCCGACGTCCGTGTGCGGCTCTACTACCCGCCGGGCTCCGACGCCGGTACGCCGGTGCCCGCCGTCCTGTCCTGCTTCGGTGGTGCGTTCCGGATCGGCGGCATCGACTACCCGACGACCGACGCGGGCTTCCGGCGGCGGGCGGCGGACGCGGGCGTCGTGATCGCGGCCGTCGACTACGCACTCGCGCCGGAACACCGGTACCCGACGCAACTCGAGCAGGCCCATGCGGCGCTCGAGTGGCTCTTCACCGAGGCGAGGACGCTCGGGGTCGACGCCGAACGCATCGCCGTGGCCGGGGTGTCGGCCGGCGGCAGCATCGCAGCGGCGCTCACCCTGCTGAATCGCGAACGCGGCCGGCGCCCGGTCCGTCTCCAACTGCTCGAGGTGCCCGTCACCGACCTCACCGGAGGCCACATCGACCTCCGACCCGTCCGTGAGATGGGCATTCCGCGCTTCTTCGCGATCAAGGAGCTGCGGTCCGTGGCGAAGACGTACCTCCTCGACCGCCGTCAGGCGAAGGAGCCCCACGCGTCGCCGCTGCTCGCCCGTTCGCACGCCGACCTCCCGCGCGCGGTGATCCTCACGGCCGAATACGACCCGCTGCGCGGCGACGGTGCGGCGTACCTCGCCGCCCTCCGGGCCGACGGCGTCGACGCGAGCGGGGTGCTCTACCTCGGCGCGACGCACGACACGCCCATCTTCGGCGGGGTGCTGCCGACCGCGCGCCGCTGGCACGACGACGTCGTCACCGCGCTCCGCTCGCTCCACGACGAGCCCCCGGTGGCCTCGGGCGAGTAG
- a CDS encoding PucR family transcriptional regulator: MAPSLQHLLDRHALGLRLVVAGTAGSLERPVAWVSSSDLPDPTPFLIADQIVLTTGTQFGTAVSATQVEAYVARLAAAGVAALGFGTEVITAGPPSELAQACAEHGVPLFEVPYRTPFIAVIRYAADLIAEADRERDAWALAAQRSIAFAALRPDASHAVVTELARALGAWVVLLDAHAATIADAAADGGRLRGRDRLVERVAEEAQGLLRRGQRSGATFTSPSGTVSLQTLGRRGDLRGVLAIGGADGPLDAAAQGVVTSVVAITGLTLEQGGALGRAGRALRLGVWRLLLAGESDAAGTVAEELATPLPSGAVRVGVATAADDGREALLSELERAAALAVGDLFVAEHDGRLSLIASDTPGLDAVLEGLFGGTPGRHLGLSRAVGLADLALGVGQAVSAHAQAAAEGRSIERFGALAVGGMTGLLDAARSRPVAEDLLGPVLLADREEGSALVESLRQWLEANGQWDPAAKRLGIHRHTLRNRITRVERLLERPLDTFAARTEVWLALVSLEDAGSGSGSGSGSARD, translated from the coding sequence ATGGCCCCGTCGTTGCAGCACCTCCTCGATCGTCACGCCCTCGGTCTCCGACTCGTCGTCGCCGGGACGGCCGGATCGCTCGAGCGTCCGGTGGCGTGGGTGTCGAGCTCCGACCTCCCGGACCCGACCCCGTTCCTGATCGCGGACCAGATCGTCCTGACGACCGGCACCCAGTTCGGCACGGCCGTGTCCGCCACGCAGGTGGAGGCGTACGTGGCACGCCTCGCCGCGGCGGGCGTCGCCGCCCTCGGGTTCGGCACCGAGGTCATCACCGCCGGCCCGCCGTCGGAACTCGCCCAGGCCTGTGCCGAGCACGGCGTCCCGCTGTTCGAGGTGCCCTACCGCACACCCTTCATCGCGGTCATCCGCTACGCCGCCGACCTCATCGCCGAAGCCGACCGGGAACGGGACGCCTGGGCCCTCGCCGCCCAGCGGTCCATCGCCTTCGCGGCGCTCCGCCCGGACGCCTCGCACGCGGTCGTGACCGAGCTCGCCCGCGCGCTCGGCGCCTGGGTCGTGCTGCTCGACGCCCATGCCGCGACCATCGCCGACGCCGCTGCCGACGGAGGGCGGCTCCGCGGCCGAGACCGCCTCGTCGAGCGGGTCGCGGAGGAGGCGCAGGGGCTCCTCCGACGCGGCCAGCGATCCGGGGCGACGTTCACGAGCCCGAGCGGGACGGTCTCGCTGCAGACGCTCGGCCGCCGCGGCGACCTCCGTGGGGTGCTCGCGATCGGCGGCGCCGACGGCCCGCTCGACGCCGCTGCCCAGGGCGTCGTGACCTCCGTCGTCGCGATCACGGGCCTCACCCTGGAACAGGGCGGGGCGCTCGGACGGGCCGGTCGAGCGTTACGGCTCGGCGTCTGGCGGTTGCTGCTCGCCGGTGAGTCCGATGCCGCCGGAACCGTCGCCGAGGAACTCGCGACGCCCCTCCCGTCGGGCGCCGTCCGCGTCGGCGTGGCCACCGCCGCCGACGACGGCCGGGAGGCGTTGCTCAGCGAGCTCGAGCGTGCCGCGGCGCTCGCCGTCGGGGACCTGTTCGTGGCGGAACACGACGGCCGACTGTCCCTGATCGCTTCCGACACGCCCGGCTTGGACGCCGTGCTTGAGGGGCTGTTCGGCGGCACGCCAGGCCGTCATCTCGGGCTGTCCCGTGCGGTCGGACTCGCGGACCTCGCCCTCGGTGTCGGCCAGGCGGTGTCGGCCCACGCGCAGGCGGCGGCCGAGGGACGGTCGATCGAGCGGTTCGGGGCGCTCGCGGTCGGTGGGATGACCGGCCTCCTCGACGCCGCACGGTCACGTCCGGTCGCGGAGGACCTCCTGGGGCCCGTGCTGCTCGCCGACCGCGAGGAGGGCTCAGCACTCGTCGAGAGTCTCCGGCAGTGGCTCGAGGCCAACGGCCAGTGGGATCCGGCCGCGAAACGCCTCGGGATCCATCGGCACACGCTGCGGAACCGGATCACCAGGGTGGAGCGGCTGCTGGAGCGCCCACTCGACACCTTCGCGGCGCGGACGGAGGTCTGGCTCGCGCTCGTGAGTCTCGAGGATGCGGGCTCGGGCTCGGGCTCAGGCTCGGGCAGCGCGCGGGACTGA
- the gabT gene encoding 4-aminobutyrate--2-oxoglutarate transaminase translates to MTSMSSAPTTDVLGGPALPQERRLVTAIPGPISEELMARKHAAVASGVGTTMPVFAAGAGGGVLVDVDGNSLIDLGSGIAVTGVGNSNPRVVEAVTRQLQEFTHTCFTITPYDSYVEVAEALNRLTPGDHAKRTALFNSGAEAVENAVKIARSHTKKQAVVAFDHAYHGRTNLTMALTAKSMPYKSGFGPFASEVYRAPLSYPFRDGGLSGAEAAQRAITQIEKQIGADNLAAIIIEPIQGEGGFIVPADGFLPALLDWARANDVVFIADEVQTGFARTGAMFASEHFGVVPDLIITAKGIAGGLPLSAVTGRADIMDAPHAGGLGGTYGGNPLACVAALAAIEAYEEDDLAAAARAIETRIVDRFTAAQATDPRIGDIRGRGAMMAVEFVDPATGEPDATLTARVAKASHQAGVIVLTCGTYGNVVRFLPPLTIPLELLDEGLDVVLEALATS, encoded by the coding sequence ATGACGAGCATGAGCAGCGCCCCCACGACCGACGTCCTCGGCGGACCTGCACTCCCACAGGAACGTCGTCTCGTCACCGCCATCCCCGGACCGATCTCCGAAGAGCTCATGGCCAGGAAGCACGCCGCGGTGGCGTCCGGGGTCGGCACCACGATGCCCGTCTTCGCAGCGGGCGCCGGCGGCGGAGTCCTCGTCGACGTCGACGGCAACTCGCTCATCGACCTCGGGTCCGGGATCGCCGTGACGGGTGTCGGCAACAGCAACCCACGCGTGGTCGAAGCGGTGACCCGTCAGCTGCAGGAGTTCACCCACACCTGCTTCACGATCACCCCGTACGACTCCTACGTCGAGGTCGCCGAAGCCCTGAACCGACTGACCCCCGGCGACCACGCGAAGCGCACGGCGCTGTTCAACTCCGGCGCGGAAGCCGTCGAGAACGCCGTGAAGATCGCGCGGAGCCACACGAAGAAGCAGGCGGTCGTCGCGTTCGACCACGCCTACCACGGCCGCACGAACCTCACGATGGCCCTCACCGCGAAGTCCATGCCGTACAAGAGCGGCTTCGGGCCGTTCGCCTCCGAGGTGTACCGCGCGCCACTCTCCTACCCGTTCCGTGACGGCGGGCTGTCCGGTGCCGAGGCGGCGCAGCGGGCGATCACGCAGATCGAGAAGCAGATCGGCGCGGACAACCTGGCCGCGATCATCATCGAACCCATCCAGGGCGAGGGTGGCTTCATCGTCCCGGCGGACGGCTTCCTCCCCGCCCTGCTCGACTGGGCCCGCGCGAACGACGTCGTCTTCATCGCCGACGAGGTGCAGACCGGGTTCGCCCGCACCGGCGCCATGTTCGCGTCCGAGCACTTCGGTGTCGTGCCGGACCTCATCATCACCGCCAAGGGCATCGCGGGCGGGCTGCCGCTCTCGGCCGTGACCGGACGTGCGGACATCATGGACGCCCCGCACGCCGGCGGTCTCGGCGGGACCTACGGGGGGAACCCGCTCGCCTGCGTCGCCGCGCTCGCCGCCATCGAAGCGTACGAGGAGGACGACCTCGCCGCTGCGGCCCGAGCGATCGAGACGCGCATCGTGGACCGGTTCACCGCCGCGCAAGCGACCGACCCGCGCATCGGCGACATCCGCGGACGCGGTGCCATGATGGCCGTCGAGTTCGTCGACCCGGCCACCGGCGAACCGGATGCGACGCTCACCGCGCGCGTCGCGAAAGCCTCGCACCAGGCCGGCGTGATCGTGCTCACCTGCGGCACCTACGGCAACGTGGTCCGGTTCCTCCCGCCGCTCACCATCCCACTCGAGCTGCTCGACGAGGGACTCGACGTCGTGCTCGAGGCACTCGCCACGAGCTGA
- a CDS encoding NAD-dependent succinate-semialdehyde dehydrogenase gives MTDARETELLSKVPSGLFIGGVWRDASDGGTLTVSDPSTGDVIKTIADASVADGTAALDAAVAAQDDWAATAPRTRSNILRKAFDLLQERRDEFALLMTLEMGKPLAEANGEVTYGGEFLRWFSEEAVRISGRYGSNPEGTGMMTVSQHPVGPCFLITPWNFPLAMATRKIAPALAAGCTVVVKPAELTPLTTLHFVKLLEDAGLPAGVVNVITTASSSAVSAPIIADPRLRKLSFTGSTPVGQKLIEQSAKNVLRTSMELGGNAPFVVFEDADLDKAVDGAMAAKFRNIGQACTAANRFIVHRDVADEFAKRVTERVRAFRIGRGTEDGVTIGPLIDDRAVTKAKTLVADAVGRGAQVLTGGEAVKGAGTFFQPTVVTGVVPGSDILREEIFGPVLAIVPFDDEDDAVRLANDTEYGLVSYVFTTDLARGQRMIGRLETGMMGLNVGVISNAAAPFGGVKQSGIGREGGLEGIHEYLYPKYTMTPID, from the coding sequence ATGACCGATGCACGCGAAACCGAACTGCTCAGCAAGGTCCCGAGCGGCCTCTTCATCGGCGGCGTCTGGCGCGACGCGTCCGACGGGGGCACCCTCACCGTCAGCGACCCGTCCACGGGCGACGTCATCAAGACCATCGCCGACGCCTCGGTCGCCGACGGCACCGCCGCGCTCGACGCCGCCGTCGCCGCGCAGGACGACTGGGCGGCGACCGCACCCCGTACGCGTTCGAACATCCTCAGGAAGGCGTTCGACCTCCTCCAGGAACGCCGGGACGAGTTCGCGCTGCTCATGACGCTCGAGATGGGCAAACCGCTCGCCGAGGCGAACGGCGAGGTCACCTACGGCGGCGAGTTCCTCCGCTGGTTCTCGGAGGAGGCCGTCCGCATCTCGGGCCGCTACGGCTCCAACCCCGAGGGCACCGGCATGATGACCGTCTCGCAGCACCCCGTGGGGCCCTGCTTCCTCATCACACCGTGGAACTTCCCCCTCGCGATGGCGACCCGCAAGATCGCACCGGCGCTCGCCGCCGGGTGCACCGTCGTCGTGAAGCCGGCGGAGCTCACCCCGCTGACGACCCTTCACTTCGTGAAGCTCCTCGAGGACGCCGGTCTCCCGGCGGGGGTCGTGAACGTCATCACCACGGCCAGCTCCTCGGCCGTGTCCGCACCGATCATCGCCGACCCGCGCCTCCGGAAGCTCAGCTTCACCGGCTCGACGCCGGTGGGCCAGAAGCTCATCGAGCAGTCGGCGAAGAACGTCCTCCGCACCTCCATGGAACTCGGCGGCAACGCCCCGTTCGTGGTGTTCGAGGACGCCGACCTGGACAAGGCCGTGGACGGCGCGATGGCGGCGAAGTTCCGGAACATCGGACAGGCGTGCACCGCGGCGAACCGCTTCATCGTCCACCGCGACGTCGCCGATGAGTTCGCCAAGCGGGTCACCGAACGGGTGCGCGCGTTCCGTATCGGCCGCGGCACCGAGGACGGCGTGACGATCGGCCCGCTCATCGACGACCGCGCCGTCACGAAGGCGAAGACGCTCGTCGCCGACGCCGTCGGACGTGGCGCCCAGGTGCTCACCGGTGGCGAGGCCGTCAAGGGCGCCGGGACGTTCTTCCAGCCGACCGTCGTCACGGGTGTCGTCCCGGGGTCCGACATCCTCCGCGAGGAGATCTTCGGCCCGGTCCTCGCGATCGTCCCGTTCGACGACGAGGACGACGCCGTCCGCCTCGCGAACGACACCGAGTACGGCCTCGTCTCCTACGTCTTCACCACCGACCTTGCGCGCGGACAGCGCATGATCGGCAGGCTGGAGACCGGCATGATGGGCCTGAACGTCGGCGTCATCTCCAACGCGGCGGCGCCGTTCGGCGGGGTCAAGCAGTCCGGCATCGGCCGAGAGGGCGGGCTCGAAGGCATCCACGAGTACCTGTACCCGAAGTACACCATGACGCCCATCGACTGA
- a CDS encoding NAD(P)/FAD-dependent oxidoreductase, whose translation MSAIERDVVIIGAGASGLTAATKLRAAGLSVAVLEARDRVGGRLWTNHIDGAMLELGGQWVSPDQTALLATLDELGLDTYSRYREGDSVYVNADGVRTRFTGDIFPVAESTAAEMERLITLLDELVEQVGVTEPWAHEKATEYDRISWSAWLAEQTDDVEARDNIALFIAAAMLTKPSHSFSLLQALLMAASAGSFTHLVEADFILDKRVVGGLQQVPIKLAEALGDDVHLSSPVRRLEWSDAGVSAEADKVTVNARYAIIAVPPNLYSRIDFQPPLPRLSHQMHQHMSLGLVIKVHAVYETPFWREDGLSATAFSPYELVHEAYDNTNHEDPRGTLVGFVSDERADEVFKLSAEERRERILTSLSHYYGEQALSPVVYYESDWGSEEWTRGAYAASFDLGGLSRYGAMQSTPVGPIFWSTSDLAAEGYQHVDGAIRKGADTAAAIIARHQG comes from the coding sequence ATGAGTGCTATCGAACGCGACGTCGTCATCATCGGCGCCGGGGCCTCCGGGCTCACCGCCGCCACCAAGCTCCGCGCAGCCGGCCTGTCCGTCGCCGTCCTCGAGGCTCGCGACCGCGTGGGTGGCCGCCTGTGGACGAACCACATCGACGGCGCGATGCTCGAGCTCGGCGGGCAGTGGGTCTCCCCCGACCAGACGGCGCTCCTCGCCACGCTCGACGAGCTGGGACTCGACACCTACTCTCGCTACCGCGAGGGCGACAGCGTCTACGTCAACGCCGACGGCGTGCGCACCCGCTTCACGGGCGACATCTTCCCCGTGGCCGAGTCGACGGCCGCCGAGATGGAGCGACTGATCACCCTCCTCGACGAGCTCGTGGAACAGGTCGGGGTCACCGAGCCGTGGGCGCACGAGAAGGCGACCGAGTACGACCGCATCTCCTGGAGCGCCTGGTTGGCGGAGCAGACGGACGACGTCGAGGCGCGCGACAACATCGCCCTGTTCATCGCGGCCGCGATGCTCACGAAGCCCTCGCACTCCTTCTCGCTGCTGCAGGCACTGCTCATGGCGGCGTCGGCGGGTAGCTTCACCCACCTCGTCGAGGCGGACTTCATCCTCGACAAGCGGGTCGTCGGCGGCCTGCAGCAGGTCCCGATCAAGCTCGCCGAGGCCCTCGGCGACGACGTCCACCTGTCCTCCCCCGTCCGACGACTCGAGTGGTCCGACGCCGGCGTCTCCGCCGAGGCCGACAAGGTGACGGTGAACGCCCGCTACGCCATCATCGCGGTCCCGCCGAACCTGTACTCGCGGATCGACTTCCAGCCGCCGCTGCCGCGACTCAGCCACCAGATGCACCAGCACATGTCGCTCGGTCTCGTCATCAAGGTGCACGCGGTGTACGAGACGCCGTTCTGGCGCGAGGACGGGCTCTCCGCGACCGCGTTCAGCCCGTACGAGCTCGTGCACGAGGCGTACGACAACACCAACCACGAGGACCCGCGCGGCACCCTCGTCGGGTTCGTCTCGGACGAACGCGCCGACGAGGTCTTCAAGCTGAGCGCCGAGGAGCGCCGGGAGCGCATCCTCACCTCGCTCTCCCACTACTACGGCGAGCAGGCACTGTCGCCCGTCGTGTACTACGAGAGCGACTGGGGCAGCGAGGAGTGGACCCGCGGCGCATACGCGGCCAGCTTCGACCTGGGCGGCCTGTCGCGATACGGCGCCATGCAGTCGACGCCCGTCGGACCGATCTTCTGGTCGACGAGCGACCTCGCGGCCGAGGGCTACCAGCACGTCGACGGCGCGATCCGCAAGGGCGCCGACACCGCCGCAGCGATCATCGCCCGGCACCAGGGGTAG
- a CDS encoding universal stress protein, giving the protein MRYIVGYTDTPAGRDALALGIRIARTTGARLDIVLVLANEERPTITPADPGYERFLRETAERWLAEALAAVPSDVMAKTHLVYDESFAEGLLEASRILEGGLIIIGAARGGLLGRFTLGSVANTLLHSAVVPVALAPVGSRDLLEAQPTGGTVSRITCAIGTRAGAHQLLDAAIVVAKNAVIPLRLVSLVALDQPEGAEHPEATTRAEAHAAEVLAYATEHLPSDVDVTTEIASGTRIEDAVAGLDWKPAEIVLVGSSRLATPKHLFLGSTAAKMLRELPVPMVVVPRDSVLTLGDPT; this is encoded by the coding sequence ATGAGATACATCGTCGGCTACACAGACACTCCGGCCGGTCGCGATGCGCTCGCGCTCGGCATCAGGATCGCGAGGACGACGGGCGCCCGTCTCGACATCGTCCTCGTGCTCGCCAACGAGGAGCGGCCGACGATCACGCCGGCCGACCCCGGTTATGAGCGGTTCCTGCGCGAGACCGCCGAACGCTGGCTCGCGGAGGCCTTGGCCGCCGTCCCGTCCGACGTCATGGCGAAGACCCACCTGGTCTACGACGAGTCGTTCGCGGAGGGGCTGCTGGAGGCCTCCCGCATCCTCGAGGGCGGTCTCATCATCATCGGCGCGGCCCGCGGCGGGCTCCTCGGGCGCTTCACTCTCGGCAGTGTCGCGAACACCCTCCTCCACTCGGCGGTCGTGCCGGTCGCCCTCGCACCGGTCGGGAGCCGCGACCTCCTCGAGGCGCAGCCCACGGGCGGCACGGTGAGCCGCATCACCTGCGCCATCGGCACCAGGGCCGGCGCACACCAACTGCTCGACGCCGCGATCGTCGTCGCGAAGAACGCGGTCATCCCGCTCCGCCTCGTGTCACTCGTCGCCCTCGACCAGCCGGAGGGCGCCGAGCACCCCGAGGCGACCACCCGGGCCGAGGCCCATGCGGCCGAGGTGCTCGCGTACGCGACCGAGCACCTGCCGTCCGACGTCGACGTCACCACGGAGATCGCCTCGGGCACCCGCATCGAGGACGCCGTCGCCGGTCTCGACTGGAAGCCGGCGGAGATCGTCCTCGTCGGCTCCAGCCGGCTCGCCACCCCGAAGCACCTCTTCCTCGGCTCCACCGCAGCGAAGATGCTGCGCGAGCTCCCCGTACCCATGGTGGTCGTGCCCCGCGACTCCGTGCTGACCCTCGGAGACCCGACATGA
- a CDS encoding APC family permease produces MTPPESTPARDVAHPETTATGALSKKGLGAGTVGLVGAIVIGISCIAPAYTLTGALGPTVAEVGTHVPAIFLVGFIPMLLVAFGYRELNSRMPDSGTSFTWATRAFGPWVGWMAGWGLIAATIVVLSNLAGIAVDFFYLMLSQIFQNPDIAGLTSNPFINVITCLAFMLGATLISYRDMQTTQKLQYVLVGFQLLVMVLFGIIAFAHVAGGDAFDALPISLDWFNPFAVGSFSAFAAGLSLSIFIFWGWDVTLTMSEETKGSSSTPGKAATATVVIIVVLYLFLSVALINYAGVGDGEFGLGNEDIQGNVFFSLAGPILGPLAVLVSIAVLSSSAASLQSTFVSPARTLLAMGHYGALSPKFSKVHPKFFTPGYATIVSSVVASVFYAVMRFISEDVLWDTITTLGMMICFYYGLTAFACVWYFRKQWFSSVRNCFFQFVAPLLGGLILGVLFFTTIIESADPSYGSGSNIGGVGLVFILGMIIIVAGIVIMLIQAKLRPDFFRNKTLARGIAGDANEADAALPE; encoded by the coding sequence ATGACTCCTCCCGAATCCACCCCGGCGCGCGACGTCGCCCACCCCGAGACGACGGCGACCGGCGCCCTCTCCAAGAAGGGACTCGGCGCCGGGACCGTCGGCCTCGTCGGTGCGATCGTCATCGGCATCTCGTGCATCGCGCCCGCGTACACCCTCACCGGGGCACTCGGCCCGACGGTCGCCGAGGTCGGCACCCATGTGCCCGCGATCTTCCTCGTCGGCTTCATCCCGATGCTGCTCGTCGCCTTCGGCTATCGCGAACTCAACAGCCGCATGCCGGACTCCGGCACCTCGTTCACGTGGGCGACCCGCGCCTTCGGCCCCTGGGTCGGGTGGATGGCCGGGTGGGGCCTCATCGCGGCGACGATCGTCGTGCTCTCCAACCTCGCCGGCATCGCCGTCGACTTCTTCTACCTGATGCTGTCGCAGATCTTCCAGAACCCCGACATCGCCGGCCTGACGTCGAACCCGTTCATCAACGTCATCACGTGTCTCGCATTCATGCTCGGGGCGACGCTCATCTCCTACCGCGACATGCAGACGACGCAGAAACTCCAGTACGTGCTCGTCGGCTTCCAGCTCCTCGTCATGGTGCTGTTCGGCATCATCGCGTTCGCGCACGTCGCGGGCGGCGACGCGTTCGACGCCCTGCCGATCTCACTCGACTGGTTCAACCCCTTCGCGGTCGGCTCGTTCAGCGCGTTCGCCGCCGGCCTGTCGCTCTCGATCTTCATCTTCTGGGGTTGGGACGTCACCTTGACGATGAGTGAGGAGACGAAGGGGTCGAGCTCGACGCCCGGCAAGGCGGCCACCGCCACCGTCGTCATCATCGTCGTCCTGTACCTGTTCCTGTCGGTCGCCCTCATCAACTACGCGGGTGTCGGCGACGGCGAGTTCGGACTCGGCAACGAGGACATCCAGGGCAACGTGTTCTTCTCGCTCGCCGGTCCCATCCTCGGCCCGTTGGCGGTCCTCGTGTCGATCGCCGTACTGTCGTCCTCGGCGGCCTCCCTGCAGTCGACCTTCGTCTCGCCGGCGCGCACCCTGCTCGCCATGGGCCACTACGGCGCCCTGTCGCCGAAGTTCTCCAAGGTGCACCCGAAGTTCTTCACGCCCGGCTACGCCACGATCGTCTCGAGTGTCGTCGCGTCGGTGTTCTACGCGGTCATGCGCTTCATCTCCGAGGACGTGCTCTGGGACACGATCACCACGCTCGGCATGATGATCTGCTTCTACTACGGACTCACCGCGTTCGCGTGCGTCTGGTACTTCCGGAAGCAGTGGTTCTCGAGCGTGCGGAACTGCTTCTTCCAGTTCGTCGCCCCACTCCTCGGCGGACTCATCCTGGGGGTGCTGTTCTTCACGACGATCATCGAGAGCGCCGACCCGTCCTACGGTTCGGGGTCGAACATCGGTGGTGTCGGCCTCGTGTTCATCCTCGGCATGATCATCATCGTGGCGGGCATCGTCATCATGCTCATCCAGGCGAAGCTCCGGCCCGACTTCTTCCGCAACAAGACCCTCGCACGCGGCATCGCGGGTGACGCGAACGAGGCGGACGCCGCACTGCCCGAGTGA
- the purS gene encoding phosphoribosylformylglycinamidine synthase subunit PurS translates to MPTIVVEVMPKAELLDPQGKAVAGALARLGKSEFTDVRIGKRFELTVEGPVTDATRATVQQIADDILSNAVIEDVVAIHYPEGSEA, encoded by the coding sequence GTGCCGACCATCGTCGTAGAAGTCATGCCGAAAGCCGAACTGCTGGACCCCCAGGGCAAGGCCGTCGCCGGCGCCCTCGCGCGTCTCGGCAAGAGCGAGTTCACCGATGTCCGCATCGGGAAGCGCTTCGAGCTGACGGTCGAGGGCCCCGTCACCGACGCGACGCGCGCGACCGTGCAGCAGATCGCCGACGACATCCTGTCGAACGCCGTGATCGAGGACGTCGTGGCGATCCACTACCCCGAGGGCTCCGAGGCATGA